One genomic segment of Deinococcus cellulosilyticus NBRC 106333 = KACC 11606 includes these proteins:
- a CDS encoding diguanylate cyclase, producing the protein MTRDGSQFLDTSLAAGEQVLWLDAHGNIVGVSPELSRITGLDPEELSDTGIWTLLDPADHAQVQAFLEGKEQDLQPIRLLLKKEQPVLCRLNRIHLKHGQEGITLVGVQLLRKETESLHLHERTFERAPWGILVVLPGTSEIVMVNPTMAQMMRSSPADLVGQKASDTITPEGLDQLRPHVEQLREQGRHVLLTSFMRKDGSSFTARVHLYALRDASETVTHWVVYVYDVTSEEVQTERRNRLARVALALVHTSTPEEVIEVMLKEAGPATDAYAALLMTVSEDEKTLTLSGQMGYPEEMLRPFREIPVTAALPIGHAVLEHRAIFVGADQLPELYPAAVSSRNQQTVSIATIPLIVEEHVLAVLGLSFNQQRTFDKDEQDFLLQLTRQCAQALERVRLSLVEEETRARLERQKGQLDFLSEASRRLSESLDLQETIQSVLHLGQHLAEQVLLHRVTPERDLLLLGNSGPEMPVALEPLLREALQQNAPMLSTEKEHPDLGDSGIQAILSLPLAVHGESAAVLTLMLEQVPDAEQQNFAAQFTSRAAVALENAELYEERLHAEEAATQREKDFASLVANIPGIVYRCLCNQDWSMLYLMGRMEEITGHPAAEFLGQGARSYASIIHPEDVDTVEREVMEAVDQHLPFDLQYRVQHKDGSDIWVHERGRATYSDEGEVLWLDGVILDITGRRLAEQDRSVLLEQVQQERTRLIDVLEQMPVAVWLAEAPSGKLVFGNRQVHALWGHPYIAAEDIQGYEEYRAFHKDGRPVEPEEWPLARTIATGEVVINEEIEVLRPDGSRVPATFSAAPILDQHGKRVAGVVTGQDITALKNVERELRAARDELELRVQERTRELESLSTLLQQQVQELEARSQETRLLSEMTEMLQACYTIPEAQEVVAQHVQQLFPQAAGALFSFGPSRNILEELTHWNGDPTSTSVFSPDECWGLRRGRLFMHEADERGINCRHLASDENLTTLCAPLLAQGETVGLLHLARDQGTFSTNEVRLAQTISETVALALVNIRLRDRLKEQSIRDPLTGLFNRRYLEETFEREVRRAERHRLPMGVVMLDLDHFKRFNDTHGHEAGDAVLNEFGRLLRDGVRNEDVACRYGGEEFTLLLPGCSYEESLQRAEQIREATSRLQVHAQGRIVGNITCSMGVAAFPDHGRDLHEILRSADYALYVAKRAGRNRVIGASFSE; encoded by the coding sequence ATGACCCGCGATGGTTCCCAATTTCTGGACACTTCTCTTGCAGCAGGAGAGCAGGTCTTGTGGCTGGACGCCCACGGGAACATTGTGGGTGTTTCTCCTGAACTTTCCAGGATCACAGGGCTGGATCCGGAAGAGCTGTCTGACACTGGCATCTGGACCCTGCTTGATCCTGCAGACCATGCGCAGGTACAGGCTTTCCTGGAAGGGAAGGAGCAGGACCTGCAGCCGATTCGCCTGCTGCTGAAAAAGGAGCAGCCTGTCCTGTGCAGGCTGAACCGCATTCACCTGAAACATGGGCAAGAAGGGATCACACTGGTGGGGGTTCAGTTGCTCCGAAAGGAAACCGAATCCCTCCACCTGCATGAACGCACCTTTGAGCGTGCTCCGTGGGGCATTCTGGTGGTGCTTCCTGGCACTTCAGAGATCGTGATGGTCAACCCCACCATGGCCCAGATGATGAGGAGCAGTCCTGCAGACCTGGTGGGACAAAAGGCCAGTGACACCATCACCCCGGAAGGTCTGGATCAACTGCGCCCCCATGTGGAACAGCTCAGGGAACAGGGGAGACATGTGCTTCTGACATCCTTCATGCGCAAGGATGGCTCATCCTTCACCGCACGGGTCCACCTGTACGCCCTGAGGGATGCCAGTGAGACTGTGACCCACTGGGTGGTTTACGTGTATGACGTGACCTCCGAGGAGGTGCAGACCGAGCGCCGCAACCGGCTTGCGCGGGTGGCGCTGGCACTGGTGCACACCAGCACCCCTGAGGAAGTTATCGAGGTGATGCTCAAAGAGGCCGGTCCTGCCACCGATGCCTATGCAGCCCTGCTGATGACGGTCTCGGAAGATGAAAAAACCCTGACCCTCTCAGGGCAGATGGGATACCCCGAGGAGATGCTGCGTCCATTCCGTGAAATTCCAGTCACGGCTGCTTTACCCATCGGTCATGCGGTGCTGGAACACCGTGCGATTTTTGTGGGTGCGGACCAGTTGCCGGAACTTTACCCGGCGGCAGTGTCCAGCCGAAACCAGCAGACCGTCAGCATTGCCACCATTCCCCTGATTGTGGAAGAGCATGTGCTGGCAGTGCTGGGGCTGAGCTTCAACCAGCAGCGCACGTTTGATAAAGATGAACAGGACTTCCTGCTGCAACTCACCCGACAGTGCGCCCAGGCCCTGGAGCGTGTGCGCCTCAGCCTTGTGGAGGAAGAGACCCGCGCTCGGCTGGAACGCCAGAAGGGGCAGCTGGATTTTCTGTCTGAAGCCAGCCGGAGGCTCTCGGAGTCCCTGGATTTGCAGGAGACCATCCAGAGTGTTTTGCACCTGGGGCAGCACCTTGCAGAGCAGGTGCTGCTGCACAGGGTGACACCGGAAAGAGACCTGTTGCTTCTGGGCAACTCAGGACCTGAAATGCCGGTGGCCCTGGAACCCCTGCTTCGGGAGGCCCTGCAGCAGAACGCTCCGATGCTGAGCACGGAGAAGGAACACCCGGACCTGGGCGACTCTGGAATTCAGGCGATCCTGAGCCTTCCCCTTGCCGTGCATGGGGAGTCTGCTGCGGTCCTCACGCTGATGCTGGAGCAGGTGCCTGATGCAGAACAGCAGAATTTTGCTGCACAGTTTACGTCCAGAGCCGCAGTGGCCCTTGAAAACGCTGAGCTGTACGAGGAGCGCCTTCATGCAGAAGAAGCTGCCACCCAGCGTGAAAAGGATTTTGCTTCTCTGGTGGCCAACATTCCGGGCATTGTGTACCGCTGCCTTTGCAACCAGGACTGGTCGATGCTGTACCTGATGGGCCGCATGGAGGAGATCACGGGACATCCTGCTGCAGAATTCCTGGGTCAGGGGGCCCGCAGTTATGCCAGCATCATTCACCCGGAGGATGTGGACACCGTTGAGCGTGAAGTCATGGAGGCCGTGGACCAGCACCTGCCCTTTGACTTGCAATACCGGGTGCAGCACAAAGATGGATCAGACATCTGGGTGCATGAACGGGGCAGGGCCACCTACAGCGACGAAGGAGAAGTCCTGTGGCTGGATGGGGTGATTCTGGACATCACTGGACGCCGCCTTGCCGAACAGGACCGCAGTGTGCTGCTGGAACAGGTGCAACAGGAACGCACCCGACTCATTGACGTGCTGGAGCAGATGCCTGTGGCTGTCTGGCTTGCAGAAGCCCCGAGTGGAAAACTGGTGTTCGGCAACAGGCAGGTGCATGCCCTGTGGGGTCACCCTTACATCGCTGCAGAGGACATTCAGGGCTACGAGGAGTACCGGGCATTTCACAAAGATGGACGCCCAGTGGAGCCAGAAGAGTGGCCTCTGGCCCGGACCATTGCCACCGGAGAGGTGGTCATCAATGAGGAAATCGAAGTGCTTCGCCCGGATGGCAGCCGGGTTCCTGCCACCTTCAGTGCCGCCCCCATTCTGGACCAGCACGGGAAACGGGTGGCCGGGGTGGTCACAGGTCAGGACATCACTGCCCTGAAGAACGTGGAACGCGAATTGCGAGCGGCACGCGATGAGCTGGAGCTGCGGGTTCAGGAAAGGACCCGCGAACTGGAATCCCTCAGTACCCTGCTGCAACAGCAGGTTCAGGAACTGGAGGCCAGAAGCCAGGAAACCCGTCTCCTCAGCGAAATGACCGAAATGCTGCAGGCCTGCTACACCATCCCGGAAGCCCAGGAGGTGGTGGCCCAGCACGTGCAGCAACTCTTCCCACAGGCTGCTGGTGCCCTCTTCTCCTTTGGGCCATCCCGCAACATTCTGGAAGAACTGACCCACTGGAACGGTGATCCCACCAGCACCTCTGTCTTCAGTCCGGATGAGTGCTGGGGCCTCAGGCGAGGCAGGCTGTTCATGCATGAGGCCGATGAAAGGGGCATCAACTGCAGGCACCTCGCCTCTGACGAGAACCTCACCACCCTGTGTGCACCCCTCCTGGCGCAGGGGGAAACTGTGGGCCTCCTGCACCTCGCCAGAGATCAGGGGACGTTTTCAACAAACGAAGTGCGACTGGCCCAGACGATTTCGGAAACGGTTGCCCTCGCCCTGGTGAACATCCGGCTCCGGGACCGTCTGAAAGAGCAGTCCATCCGCGACCCCCTCACCGGTCTCTTCAACCGCCGTTACCTCGAAGAGACCTTTGAGCGTGAGGTGCGCCGGGCAGAACGGCACCGGCTCCCCATGGGGGTGGTGATGCTGGACCTCGACCACTTCAAACGTTTCAATGACACGCATGGCCACGAGGCTGGTGATGCTGTGCTGAATGAATTTGGTCGCCTGCTCAGAGATGGGGTGCGCAACGAGGATGTGGCCTGCAGATACGGCGGTGAGGAATTCACCCTGCTGTTGCCCGGATGCAGTTACGAGGAATCTTTACAACGTGCAGAGCAGATCCGTGAGGCCACCTCCAGACTGCAGGTGCACGCCCAGGGTCGCATTGTGGGGAACATCACCTGCTCCATGGGTGTGGCTGCCTTCCCAGACCACGGTCGGGACCTGCATGAGATCCTGCGCTCAGCAGATTACGCCCTTTATGTGGCAAAGCGTGCTGGAAGGAACCGGGTGATCGGGGCTTCGTTCAGTGAGTGA
- a CDS encoding ATP-binding protein, with the protein MQLPIGIQDFQKLREGGYVYVDKTMHMMPFVQGGYYFFSRPRRFGKSLTLTTLKAIFEGQKHLFEGLWIHDQHDFEPRPVLHLNFSGIDSRSLPLATGILKHLQREAGKQGLTLDLSSPSEAFQDLVLQLSRNGKVVLLIDEYDKPLVDFLDDPQRLKDHQNLLKSMYGTIKGLDEHLHLVILTGVSRFGKLSLFSDLNNLYDATLDPRFAELCGYTREELQGKFADQHGRAQEHLKMEPAPYWEMVRRWYNGYSWDGQCKVYCPFSMLVFLQNPGFKGHWYETGTPTFLLKLVRQEAYTPFEFEDFTAPGSVLTTASIDQMSPIGLMFQTGYLTIKSIEHTAGGTLYDLTYPNEEVRQAFSQGLLNEYIQRPQYSEILGVRLQAALEKQNWEAFFAQVNTTLAGVPYEIFPRKEAFFNSLMHLMLMSTGLPTLSQVQTSKGRMDTVIELEKQVFIFEFKLDGTAQEALEQIKGAGYGEKYLGKRVVMVGVNFDSASKTVSEWVAEPLIPGS; encoded by the coding sequence ATGCAGCTTCCGATTGGCATTCAGGACTTCCAGAAACTCCGGGAGGGGGGTTATGTGTATGTGGACAAGACCATGCACATGATGCCTTTCGTTCAGGGGGGATATTATTTTTTCTCCCGTCCCAGACGCTTTGGAAAGTCCCTGACGTTGACCACCCTCAAAGCTATTTTTGAAGGTCAGAAGCACCTCTTTGAAGGCTTATGGATTCACGACCAGCATGATTTTGAGCCACGTCCTGTTCTGCACCTGAATTTCTCGGGGATCGACTCCAGAAGTCTGCCGCTCGCCACAGGCATCCTCAAACACTTGCAAAGGGAGGCAGGGAAGCAGGGTTTGACCCTGGACCTGAGCAGCCCCAGTGAAGCATTTCAGGACCTGGTGCTGCAGTTGTCCAGAAACGGCAAAGTGGTGCTCCTGATCGATGAGTACGACAAACCCCTGGTGGATTTCCTGGACGATCCACAAAGACTGAAGGACCATCAGAATCTGCTCAAAAGCATGTATGGGACCATCAAAGGGCTAGACGAACACTTGCATCTGGTGATCCTGACGGGGGTTTCCAGGTTTGGCAAACTGAGCCTGTTCAGTGATCTCAACAATCTGTATGACGCAACACTCGATCCCAGATTTGCAGAACTGTGTGGCTACACCCGCGAAGAACTCCAAGGGAAATTTGCGGACCAGCATGGTCGGGCTCAGGAACACTTGAAGATGGAGCCTGCTCCTTACTGGGAGATGGTCAGGCGCTGGTACAACGGGTATTCCTGGGATGGGCAGTGCAAGGTGTATTGCCCCTTTAGCATGTTGGTCTTTTTGCAAAACCCTGGATTCAAGGGCCACTGGTATGAAACCGGAACCCCGACCTTCCTGCTCAAACTGGTCCGGCAAGAGGCCTACACTCCGTTTGAATTTGAAGACTTCACGGCTCCAGGATCGGTGTTGACCACAGCAAGCATTGACCAGATGAGTCCCATCGGTTTGATGTTTCAGACGGGCTATCTGACCATCAAAAGCATTGAACACACCGCTGGAGGGACACTTTACGACCTGACGTATCCCAATGAGGAAGTGCGGCAGGCTTTCAGCCAGGGGCTGCTTAATGAGTACATCCAGAGACCCCAGTACAGTGAAATTCTGGGGGTCAGGTTGCAGGCGGCTCTGGAGAAACAGAACTGGGAGGCCTTCTTTGCCCAGGTGAACACCACCCTGGCCGGGGTGCCGTATGAGATTTTCCCCAGGAAAGAAGCTTTTTTCAATTCCCTGATGCACCTGATGCTGATGTCGACGGGCCTGCCCACCCTGAGTCAGGTGCAAACCAGCAAGGGGCGAATGGACACGGTGATTGAACTTGAGAAGCAAGTGTTCATTTTTGAATTCAAACTGGACGGCACCGCTCAGGAAGCCCTGGAACAGATCAAAGGGGCTGGATACGGAGAAAAGTACCTGGGCAAACGGGTGGTGATGGTGGGGGTCAATTTCGATTCTGCCAGCAAAACGGTGTCTGAGTGGGTGGCTGAGCCTTTGATTCCAGGTTCCTGA